GTGCCGTAGGCGGCGTAGAGCGAACCTTGCAACAGCACGAAAGCCGGGAAGGAGCCCATAAGCGCGCTGGGCACGGTTTTCGTCGCTCCGCTCCGCGCATCCATCCGCCTGCTCCGAGCCGTCAGGCCGGATCGGCGGACGCGCCGTCAGTCTGACCTGTCCGGTCACGCAAGCCCAGCACCCGGCGACCGGCCATCCACACCGCGAGCCCGCCGGCGGCGATGGCCGCAAGGGCAATGAAGGAGGTCGAGAAGCCGAGGTATTGCGCGACGAGCCCGGCGACCAGCGGGCTCGCGGTGGCGCCCGCACCGTAGGCGGTCATGACGCCGCCGAGCCCGGCATTGGCGTGGCCCGAGCCCTCCATCGTCTCGGCCACCAGCGCCGGGATGGCGACGCCGCCCAGGCCCATCGCCAGCCCTTCGAGCAGCTGGACTGGGATGACCAGCCACCAGGAGGCCGCGAACGCCGCGAGGATGCCGCGGGTTACGACGAGTCCGAGGGCGATGGAGAGGACACTGGCGTATCCCCAATCCTTCGCAATGCGGGCGGCCAGAAGCGCGGCCCCGACCATTGTGGCCTGCGAGACGACGGTCATCACGCCGGTCGTCAGGCTCGGGTCGGCGCCGGCGGCCGTGCGCGCCTGCGCCAGGAACGGCAGCATGGCGCCGTTTGCTGTCTGGTACGCGAACACGGTACCCGCGAGGAGCAGGAGCGGCTTGGTCTCGAATAGCACCCGGACGGTCGAGCGCTCGTCCTGCTCGCCGCCGCGCGCGGCAGCGTGGTCGATGCGGCCCTTGTCGATGGCGAGCAGGACCCCGCACGAGGCGACCGCCATGACCACGATGGCGATCGCTACGAAGCCGAGCCCCAGTGTGTAGCCGAGCACGCCCGACAACGCAGCGTTCGCGGCGTTGCCGGCGTGGTTGTACGCCTCGTTCCGCGAGACCTGCTGACCGTAGGCCTTCTGCCCGACGATGCCGAGCGTCACGGCCGCGACCAGCGGGGCGATGCTGGTGTCGGCGACGCCGATAACGAGTTGCGACAGGCCGATCAGCCAGAGGTTGTTCGTCGCGACCAGGGCCACGGCTCCCGCGGCGATGCCCAGGACCGCCGTGGCGAGCGCAGCGCGCTTGTACGCCGTTCGGTCGATCAGCGCGCCCACCGGCGTCGTGGCGAGAAGCCCGGCCGGCCGGCGAGACCCATGGCGAAGCCGGTCGCCGCGGGGTCGAAGCCCTGCTTCTGCAGGTACACGCCCAGGAACGGCCCGAAGCCCTCGCGCGCTCCCGCCAGGGCGAAGTTGAGGGCGAGGAGGCTCGTGGCTGACTGCATCTACTGCCCCGGATAGCGGTCTTATTGGTCGCAGGTCGCCTCAGGAAAGGATTCGCCTGTCCTAAGTTGGTTTTCTGGGCCGCCGGCATGCCTGTTGCGGCTGCCGGAGGTCGTCGGGCAATGGAGCTTGAGAGCGCTTGCGGGGGCTTCGATCCGGCGCCCGCGCTCAGGTGCGTGGTCGCCATCCCGGTCCGGAACGAGGCCGAGCGGATCGGCGAGTGCCTGCGCGCGCTCGACGTCCAGGAGGGCCTTGGGGCAAGCGAACTCGGTGTCGTGCTGTTCCTGAACAACTGCACGGACGGCACCGCGCACGTGGTCGCAGCCCTGCCGCATCCGCGGCGCCTCGTCGTCCGTGTGATCGAGCGCGTGTTCGACGGCGCCAACGCGGGCTGGGCCCGGCGCGAGGCCATGGAGGCCGCCGCGGACTGGCTGGAGGAGGGTGGCGGCGACGCCGCCGACGGCGTCATCCTGACGACCGACGCCGACAGCCGGGTGCCCGCGGACTGGGTCGCGCGTAACCTTGCGGCCATCACGGACGGGGTCGACGCAGTGGCCGGCCGGATCGCCCTCGATGAGGCTGACGCCGCACGCCTACCGGCAGCGCTTCATGCGCGGGGCAGCCTCGAAGGCGCTTACGAGGTCCTCTTGACCGAGCTTGAGGCGTTGATCGATCCGGTTCCGCACGACCCCTGGCCGCGCCACTGGACGACCTCGGGGGCGACGCTCGCGGTCAGGCTCGGGACTTACCGCCGCGTCGGGGGGATGCCGCCGCTCGCCGTCGGCGAGGACAAGGCGTTCGTCTCCTCGCTTCTGTCGAGCGACGCGCGGGTGCGCCACGACCCAGACATTCTCGTCGTCACCTCGGGCCGCCTCGACGGGCGGGCGCCGGGCGGCGCGGCGGACACGATGAAGCTGCGCTGCGAGGTGCCGGAGAGCCCCTGCGACCCGCGTCTGGAACCGCTGCCCCGCGCCTTGTTTCGGTTCGCCTGGCGACGGCGGCTGCGTCGCCTGCATGCGTCCGGGCGGCTGCGGCGCGACCGGCTCTGGGCACCCTGGCTCGGCGTCCGTCCCGACGATGCGGCGGCCATCCTGCGGCTGCCGGCCCTCGGCGCGATGCTCGCCGCGGTCGAGGCCGCCACCCCGCACCTGGCCTACCGCCCGCTTCGCCCGCGTGAGCTTCGGGCCCACATCCGCATGGCGACCGCGGCGTTGACGCTCCTGCGCGGCTTGGGTCGCTTTGGCCGGTCCGACCGTTCAACCGGCGCCGCGGGCAGGTTGCGCGGGACCGCCGTCGAGCGGACCGGCAATGCCTGAAGGTGCCCCCCTGATTTACCGCGTACAGAAGCACGCCGCGCGCCGGCTGCACTACGACTTCCGGCTGGAGTTCGGCGTCCTGAAAAGCTGGGCGGTCACGCGAGGTCCGAGCCTCGTCGCGGGCGAGCGTCGGCTCGCTGTGGAGGTCGAAGACCATGGCCTGGACTACGCCGACTACGAGGGCGTGATCGCGCCGGGCAGCTACGGGGCGGGCGTGGTGCTGCTGTGGGACCGAGGCACCTGGGAGCCGGACGGAGCCGCTGGGACTGCGCTCGCCGCAGGGTCGCTCGCGTTCACGCTGCACGGCGAGAAGCTGAGCGGTCGATGGCGCCTGACGCGAATGAAACTTCGGCCTCGTGAACGGCATGTCTCCTGGCTGCTCATCAAGTCCCATGACGAGGCGGCGCGTCGACCTGGCGAGCCGGACATCCTTGAAGAGCGACCGCTGTCGGTCGTGACCGGCCGCACGGTAGAAGACATCGCCGCCGCGGCGGCCTGACGGGAGGGAGGCGCATGGACCAGAGGACCCCGCCCGACCTGGCATACGATGCGGTCGCGGCAGCCCGGCAAGTGGCCGCCGCCGCTGCGGCTCGCGCGGCGGGCCAGGACCGCGACGACGGGTTTCCGGTCGAGGATGTCGCCGCCCTGGGCCACCTGGGCCTGCTCGCGGCGCCGATCCCTTCCGGAGAAGGCGGTGTCGGCCTCGGCGAGGAGCCGGGGGCGTGCGACCTCGCGGCGGTGCTGCGGCTCGTGGGGTACGGAAGCCTCGCACTCGGGCGCATCTACGAGGGCCACGTCAACGCGCTGCAACTCGTCGCCCGTTATGGCACCCTCACACAGGGGGGCCGCCTGTTCGCGGATGCGCGGGCGGGGCATCTGTTCGGGGTGTGGAACACGGACGCGCCCGGTGAATGCCTGCGGCTGGGGGACGATCGCCGGCTCCGCGGCGTCAAGACGTTCGCGTCGGGCGCCGGCTACGTCACCAGGGCCCTCGTGACGGTCAAGCGGGAGCCGGGCGCGCCGCCGTTGATGCTCGTCGTGCCGCTGGAGCCCGGCAACCGCGCCGACCTGACCGGATGGCGGGCCCATGGGATGCGTGCGTCCGCGACTGGCACCGTCGACTTCGAGGACATCGCCGTCAACGAGGACGAGATCCTGGGCACTTGGGACGATTACCATCGCCAGCCCACGTTCTCGGGCGGCGCTTGGCGTTTCGCGGCGGTGCAGCTCGGGGGCATCGAGGCGGTGTTCGATGCTTGGCGGGCGCATCTCGCCGCGATGGGGCGCGGCGGCGACCCGCACCAGCTCGCCCGCCTCGGCGAAGGTGCCATCGCGGTCGAGGGCGCACGGCACTGGGTCGAGCGCGCCGCGCGGATCGTCCACGAGGACGATCTCGCGCCCGAGCGCATCGTCGCGTTCGTCAACCTGGCCCGTCTCGCGGTGGAGAGGGCCGGCCTGGACGTGCTGCAGCTCGCCCAGCGTTCCGTCGGCCTGCAGGGCTTCCTGCGCGAGCATCCCCTTGAGCGGCTCTCGCGCGACCTCGCCACTTACCTGCGTCAGCCCGCGCCGGACCGGGCGCTCACCACCGCGGCGGCGGAGATCCTGGACAGCGGGGAAATGGCCAATGACCTCTTCGAAGCGCGGGTGCTCCGATGACGCGCCACGACCATTCCCTGCCGGCAAGCTACTTCGGCGAGCGCTACGCGGCGAACCTGGATCCCTGGGATTTTGAGACCAGCGACTACGAGCGGGCGAAGTACGCAGCCACGCTCGATGCCCTGCCGCGGGACCGTTACGCCTCCGTCCTGGAGGTCGGCTGCTCCATCGGCGTGCTCACCGAGGTGCTGGCCCGGCGCTGCGACGCCCTGGTCAGCCTCGATCTGGCCGAGCGCGCGCTGGAGCGGGCTCGCGAGCGGTGCCGGGACTTGCCCCACGTACGATTCGAACTCGCCCAGGTGCCCGGCCAGTGGCCGGAGGGCACGTTCGACCTGATCCTGCTGTCGGAAGTCGTCTACTACCTCGACGCCGGCGACGTGGCGCGCTTGGCGGACCGGGTCCAAGGCTGCCTTCGGCCAGGCGGTGAGGTGGTGTTGGTGCATTGGACGGGTGAGACGCATTACCCGCTCACCGGGGACGAGGCCGCCGAGCGCTTCATCGATGGCACGCGAGCGTTCCTGCGTGTCCAAAGCCAGTCCAGGACGGACAAGTACCGGCTCGATGTGCTGGCTTGCCACGAAGACGCGCGGCCCCGGGCTTCAGCTTGACGGTCGGACGCTCGGAACGGGTCTTGGGCGCGACCGGTCGATGTAGGAGGCCAGATGCATCCTTCTCGGCTTTCCGGCGCGCCATCCCGCGTCCGACATCGAACAGGGCATCATCGATCTTCGGCTGGAGCCATTCGGCGGCACCGGCGGCCGATCCTGGTCCTGGCCGACTTCTTCGAAAGGATCGTCGCCCCGCAGTTGCGGGCCAAATACCCGGGTGCCGAGCGGGAAAGGGCGGGGCGATGACCAGGTTTCGTCGACAAGGGGGAGGCGGCGCAAATCCTCGATGCCGATGAACGGTTTGATCCGTCTCGGCGTTGGTTGTCCCCGAACGTCATATCCAGGAGGAACGCCCATGTTGACGCGGACACTCAGTCTCGCGGCGCTGTTTTCGCTTGCGCTTTCGGGGGCTGCCCTTGCCCAGACGCCCGCTGGCGGCGGCCGTACGGAAGGCGATATGAACAACCCCGGCAGCGTGAAGAGCAACTCCGAGAAGGCCGCGGAACGGACGGGCTCGATGGGTGTGGGAGCGGCGCCGGGCACCAGCGGCGGCCCCCG
This window of the Methylobacterium tardum genome carries:
- a CDS encoding DNA polymerase ligase N-terminal domain-containing protein — its product is MPEGAPLIYRVQKHAARRLHYDFRLEFGVLKSWAVTRGPSLVAGERRLAVEVEDHGLDYADYEGVIAPGSYGAGVVLLWDRGTWEPDGAAGTALAAGSLAFTLHGEKLSGRWRLTRMKLRPRERHVSWLLIKSHDEAARRPGEPDILEERPLSVVTGRTVEDIAAAAA
- a CDS encoding acyl-CoA dehydrogenase family protein; translated protein: MDQRTPPDLAYDAVAAARQVAAAAAARAAGQDRDDGFPVEDVAALGHLGLLAAPIPSGEGGVGLGEEPGACDLAAVLRLVGYGSLALGRIYEGHVNALQLVARYGTLTQGGRLFADARAGHLFGVWNTDAPGECLRLGDDRRLRGVKTFASGAGYVTRALVTVKREPGAPPLMLVVPLEPGNRADLTGWRAHGMRASATGTVDFEDIAVNEDEILGTWDDYHRQPTFSGGAWRFAAVQLGGIEAVFDAWRAHLAAMGRGGDPHQLARLGEGAIAVEGARHWVERAARIVHEDDLAPERIVAFVNLARLAVERAGLDVLQLAQRSVGLQGFLREHPLERLSRDLATYLRQPAPDRALTTAAAEILDSGEMANDLFEARVLR
- a CDS encoding class I SAM-dependent DNA methyltransferase, encoding MTRHDHSLPASYFGERYAANLDPWDFETSDYERAKYAATLDALPRDRYASVLEVGCSIGVLTEVLARRCDALVSLDLAERALERARERCRDLPHVRFELAQVPGQWPEGTFDLILLSEVVYYLDAGDVARLADRVQGCLRPGGEVVLVHWTGETHYPLTGDEAAERFIDGTRAFLRVQSQSRTDKYRLDVLACHEDARPRASA
- a CDS encoding MFS transporter produces the protein MGALIDRTAYKRAALATAVLGIAAGAVALVATNNLWLIGLSQLVIGVADTSIAPLVAAVTLGIVGQKAYGQQVSRNEAYNHAGNAANAALSGVLGYTLGLGFVAIAIVVMAVASCGVLLAIDKGRIDHAAARGGEQDERSTVRVLFETKPLLLLAGTVFAYQTANGAMLPFLAQARTAAGADPSLTTGVMTVVSQATMVGAALLAARIAKDWGYASVLSIALGLVVTRGILAAFAASWWLVIPVQLLEGLAMGLGGVAIPALVAETMEGSGHANAGLGGVMTAYGAGATASPLVAGLVAQYLGFSTSFIALAAIAAGGLAVWMAGRRVLGLRDRTGQTDGASADPA
- a CDS encoding glycosyltransferase — translated: MELESACGGFDPAPALRCVVAIPVRNEAERIGECLRALDVQEGLGASELGVVLFLNNCTDGTAHVVAALPHPRRLVVRVIERVFDGANAGWARREAMEAAADWLEEGGGDAADGVILTTDADSRVPADWVARNLAAITDGVDAVAGRIALDEADAARLPAALHARGSLEGAYEVLLTELEALIDPVPHDPWPRHWTTSGATLAVRLGTYRRVGGMPPLAVGEDKAFVSSLLSSDARVRHDPDILVVTSGRLDGRAPGGAADTMKLRCEVPESPCDPRLEPLPRALFRFAWRRRLRRLHASGRLRRDRLWAPWLGVRPDDAAAILRLPALGAMLAAVEAATPHLAYRPLRPRELRAHIRMATAALTLLRGLGRFGRSDRSTGAAGRLRGTAVERTGNA